The Verrucomicrobium spinosum DSM 4136 = JCM 18804 DNA segment GACGAAGGCCATGCGGTGCTCCATCTGCACGAGGAAAAAGTCCCGCCAGGTGAGCTGACCTGCAGCCGCCTTCACATCCATGTCCACGAACATCCAGTCATCCAGAAAGGGGATGTTCACCTTATACTCCTGGATCATGCGATTCAGGAGGATCGCAGGCAGGAGAATGAGGAGCCAGCAGCCACTCTTCTTGAGCACGGGCAGCCACGCTGCCAACCGGGACCGCCAGGTGCCCGCCGCATGAGTGTTGCTTGAAGTCATAGGCCGTCCAGTCATCCGGTCTCAGCAAGAGCACCCGATGAAGCCTCTGGCAGGTGAATTTTCCCTCATCCCAGTGTGGCCTGGCCAGACAGCGTCAGACCTGCCAAGGGCACTCTCAGGGTCATCACGGTGTTGTCCGGCTTGGAGGCGGCGGTCAGGGAGCCCTTGTGCTCTTCCGCGATCCATCGGGCAATGCTGAGCCCAAGGCCGCACCCTTCTGTGGTGCTGCCCCGGGAATTCCCGCTGCGGAAGAAGCGGTCAAAAATCTTGGGCAACTCGTCTGGACCGATCCCCCGCCCGCCGCTGCGCACGGTGATCACAGCCTGCTCACCCTCCTGTCGCAACTGGTACTCCACATACCCATCCAGCCGGTTGTACTTCACCGCGTTGTCCGTGAGGTTCAGCAGGAGCTGGCGCAGGCGGTGGCGATCCCCCCGTACACTACAGGGTGTGCCGATGACCACGTTCACGCTGAGATTGAGCGTCTGCCCCAAGATGGAGGCTTCCCCAGCAGCGTCCCGCACCAGCTCAGCCATGTCCAGATCCTCCACCAGGAGGTGCACCTGATGAGCATCTGCCTGGGTCAGGAAGGTGAGACCAGAGACGATGCGGTTGAGTCGCTCGATCTCGTCCAGCCAGTTTGCCACCCGGTCCCGGTGGGTCTCGGACAGGGCGGTATCCATGAGGGCCTGCTCAAAACCGTTGCGCAGGATGGTGAGCGGGGTCTTCAGCTCATGGGACGCATGCAGGGTGAACTCCCGCACCTCCTGAAACGCCGTGTCCAGACGCCGTGTCATGTCATTGAGCACAGAGGTCAGACGATCCAGTTCATCGCCGGTACCCCTCAGGGGTATCTGCTGGTGCAGACTGTCCTGGTTGATCTTCTCCGCTGCCTGGGTCAGGGCCAGAATCGGGGAAAGCGCCCGCCGGATGAGCCACCAGCTCACGGCCCCAAGCAGCAAGACGGGAACACATGACGCCGCCGCAGCCGCAAGAAAGTAGGACCAGTCTGCGGTGCCCGTCCCCTGAAGCGGCCCCCCTTCCCTGGCCAGTTCCAACCAGGTGAACAGGACCGAAATGACTCCGGCAAGCAGGAACAGACAGGTGTGCGCCCAGAAGAGCCGTGTGCGCAGGGACCTTTTCATTTTCATGGTTGCTTGTCCGACATCAGGTAGCCCACTCCCCTGACGGTGTGCAACAGCGGAATAGCGTGCCCCTGATCAATCTTGTCGCGCAACTTGCGGACGTACACATCCACAAGGTTCGTGCCCGGGTCAAAGTTGTAGTCCCAGACGAGGCGGAGCAGCATGGTGCGATTGCAAACGGTGTCCACATTCTGCATGAGCACCTGCACGAGCCGGAACTCGCGAGGGCTGAGCTCGATGTTCTTGCCAGCCCGCTGGGCCACGCGGTGGGGCACATCCAGCGTCAGGTCCGCCAGACGCAGGAGGATGGCACCCGACTCCCCTCCCCGGCGGGCGATGGCGCGAATACGGGCCACCACCTCCCCCATGGAGAAGGGCTTTGCCAGGTAGTCATCCGCCCCGGCATCCAGGCCGCTGATGCGGTGGTCCACATCGCCCCGGGCAGAAAGCATGAGCACCGGGGTGGAGTTATGCATGGCCCGAAGCTGTTTGACGATGGAGAGCCCGTCTTTGCCAGGCAGCATGATGTCCATGATCACCGCATCAAAGGCCTGGGTGCTGATGCACTGCACGGCTTCGTCACCGCGCATCAATACCTCGGCAGTCCAGCCCGCGTCCGTGATGGATTCCCGCAGGGCTTCGGCCGTGCGAGGGTCGTCTTCCACTACCAGTATGGTCATGATTTCAGGGGCTCGCCCCGGAGCGGGGCAAAAAAGAAAGGTGATTGAAAGGGATACGGATGCTCAGATGGAAGATTCCCAGCTTCCAGCGAAATGGCCTTCATGGAAACTCGAATGAATCAAGTTTCATACGGGTCTGAGCGGTGCCGCAAGCTGGAGGCGAGTATGGGTTTTTAGAAGTTTTTCATGACACCGAGGCGGAGCAAAGTATTCGAGAGCTTTCGTTAGCCCAGTATTCAAAGCAGGGGGGGCCGACTGACGAGCGAAAGCTCTGGACTCCCCTCCCCGCCCCCCTTTGGTCATCGAGTGACGCTGGACGGCATGCTGCCGGGCAAGGCTCCCTTCAAAGTACGGGTACAGCACCGGAGCCCAGAAAGCGTTGCCGCAGGTGAAACCTGGGCACTGCTTCCTCGATCGCACACAGGACGCTAGTCCCCGGCCTGCTGATTTTTGCGGGCCGCTGCTTGAGTGCGGTGGTGGGTGATTTCTTCCGGGGTCAGCAGTCCATCCCCATTGTCGTCGGCAGAGTTAAAGCGCCGCTCCAACTGGGGAATGGTCAGGCCGCGACCCTGGTTCGCGGTGACAAATTCCGGCCACGTCAGAGGGTGCGGCGGCACCGCCATGATGCGGGTTTTTTTCCGACTCTCCACTTTGGGTTCGAAGAACCACCAGACACAGGAGGAGGACATGAGGGTGGCCCCGAACAGGGCGATGGTGCGCACCAGGACAATCATGACAGAGACAGGCGGGAGGTGGGGCGGAGACGCGCCGAGGGTGCAACCTTTCCTTCCGGATTGCAAGCATATCAAAAAAACTGATCTTGTTTGGCGGACTCAGCACGCGAGCGGCAACTGGCGTCCGAAGTCCTCGCAATTCCCGCTGCATCCTCTATCCTGCCCACCATGCCCGAGGCGTCTCCCCAGCCCAAGCGTCCCCGCCGGTTCTGGCGGCGTTTGTTCCGGTGGATCTTCCTGCTGGGATTCCTGAGCGTGCTCGCTCTGAGCGGCGGGTTGTGGTGGGGCTACGTGGAACGCGTCAGCCTGGCCAACCGGGCCTTGGCACAGATCGGCCCGTATCAAGCCCAGCTGGAGGGACTGGACCTGAACCGCAACGGCCACCTGGAAGTGCGGGGCCTGGTGCTGAAGGACCGGCAAAGCGGTGCGACGGTGCTGCGCCTGCCGCGGGTGACGGGAGAAGTAGGCATGGATCACCTCCGGTCCAAGCGGCTGACTGAGATCACGGTGGAGGAACCCGAAATCCTGGTGGATCAGCGCTGGCTGCAAGGGTCCCCCGCAGCTCCCCCTGCCAAGCCGGTGGACCCCACCAAGCCGCCCGTGCTGGCAGGTTATTCCATCGGTCGTTTCCGCGTCAAAAATGCCAGGATCAGCTTTCATCCCAATGCCCGGACCACGGCCGAGGTGACGATCAACTACGAGGCGGAGGATGTGGCGGTGGACGCCAGCGGTCGAATTCGCAGCGGAGAGCAGGAACTGGCGCTACAGCAAATCAAGATCAACTCGGAGTCCGATGGGGCCCGCCCGGTGCGGCTGGAAGAATTTCGGATCAAAGGCCGGGTGAAGGAGGGGGTGCTGGAACTGGATGAACTGGCCTTACAACAACCCGAACTCCATGCCACGCCAACCCTGCTTGCTGCGCTGATGGGCACGGCCGCAGAGATGAAAGAACAACACGTGGCGCGGCAGGCAAAAAGCAAACCAGACACGGTGCCCGTGATCAAAACGCCGGAAGTGAGCGCCGGAGCGGGATCCCTGCTGACCGGTATTCGCATCGGCCGGCTGGAGATTGTGGACGCCGGAGTTTCGGCGAAGCGGTTCGTGGAGGGCAACCCCATGGGCATGGTGCTGCCAGAGAGCGAAGTCCACTTCACCTACCGCACCTCTGGCATCGAGTGGCGGTTTGGACAAGCCCCCACCATGGGCGCTCATGCGCTGGAGGTGGCCTATCTGAGCGTGGCCGCTCCCGGCAACCAGGGCCACATACGCATGAAGGAGGCCCAGCTTCAGGTGGCAAAGCTCCAGGAAGGGCAGCCGGTACGGGTGGAGCGGCTTCAGATGCTGGAGCCTCAGGTGCGCTGGACCCCGGTGCTCAGGAAACTACTGAATCAGGTTCGTGGCCAACAGGCCGCTCCGGCCGCCGACGCCGTGCCAGACTCAGCAAATGCTGCCAGGAAGGCAGTGTTCCCCGGTGTGCTGCTGGTGAAGGCGGACCTGGATAAGGCCGATGTATCCATCAAGGATGCGCAACTCATGCCTTTCTCCCTGGAAGTGAAAGGCGGCGTGAACACAACCGACCTGCTGCTGGACGCCACCGGCTGGCACTCAGCGCAACGCCAGTCTCTGGCGGTGGAGCAAGTCAGGCTGACCTTCCCCCCTGCCCCAGGCGGTGCCACCAAGAAGCCCTGGCTGGAACTGCCGCGCGGGGAACTGGTGATCACCCCCGATGAATGGACCCTCACCAAACGTGTGGAGCGGCTCATGCTGGAAAAACCGGTGGTCAGAATTCGGGACGGCAATACCCCGTGGCTGACCACTCGCTCGACCGAACCGGACCTGGCGGGGCCTCCCTATCCGGTGCCGGAAGGTCCGCCCCCACCCGTCGCGGAGGGGCCGGAGACGGCCAGGGTGTCACAGATCGCGGAAACTACCTCTGCGGCGGAAAAGCAGGAGCCTGCAGAGGATGACGGGATGCCCTGGTGGAAGCAGCTCCACTTTGGCGAGGTGCGGGTGCGGGAGGGGCTCGTGGACCTGCTGGGTGACCTGCCCAAGCCGGTGGATGCCCGTGCCACCATCCACCTGAGCACGGACACCTCCTCAGAGGACGACCCGCTGCACCGGGTGAAGATCGAAAACTTCTCCGCCAGCCTGCCCACCCTTTCCCGGCTGCCCTTCCCCGTGGCCCAGGCCACCGCGCTGGAGGGGGCGGTGCGGCTGCCCCAGATGTGGACCCAGCGGCGGATCGAGGAACTCAAGCTCACCGGTGCAAGCGTGGACGCCGGGGAGCCGCTCATGCGGCTCTTCGAGACCGAGACACCCGGCAAGAACGCAGAGGCCATGGCAGAGAATGATGCGACAGAGGAGCTGCCCGGCCCTCCCATCCCCAAACCAGAACCAGCCGCCACTGCTGAAGCACCGGCCCCGCCGTGGGAAGTGGGTCAAATGGCCGTGGAGCAGACTCAAGTAACCATCTCGAACCTCATTCCCGGTCTTTCCTCCGTGAAGTTCGGCGTGGCGTTTGATGCCAGGGACCTCC contains these protein-coding regions:
- a CDS encoding sensor histidine kinase, with translation MKRSLRTRLFWAHTCLFLLAGVISVLFTWLELAREGGPLQGTGTADWSYFLAAAAASCVPVLLLGAVSWWLIRRALSPILALTQAAEKINQDSLHQQIPLRGTGDELDRLTSVLNDMTRRLDTAFQEVREFTLHASHELKTPLTILRNGFEQALMDTALSETHRDRVANWLDEIERLNRIVSGLTFLTQADAHQVHLLVEDLDMAELVRDAAGEASILGQTLNLSVNVVIGTPCSVRGDRHRLRQLLLNLTDNAVKYNRLDGYVEYQLRQEGEQAVITVRSGGRGIGPDELPKIFDRFFRSGNSRGSTTEGCGLGLSIARWIAEEHKGSLTAASKPDNTVMTLRVPLAGLTLSGQATLG
- a CDS encoding response regulator transcription factor, whose product is MTILVVEDDPRTAEALRESITDAGWTAEVLMRGDEAVQCISTQAFDAVIMDIMLPGKDGLSIVKQLRAMHNSTPVLMLSARGDVDHRISGLDAGADDYLAKPFSMGEVVARIRAIARRGGESGAILLRLADLTLDVPHRVAQRAGKNIELSPREFRLVQVLMQNVDTVCNRTMLLRLVWDYNFDPGTNLVDVYVRKLRDKIDQGHAIPLLHTVRGVGYLMSDKQP